GACCACCGCATCGAGGCGGTTCCCACAGGGCACACCTTTCACGTCATAAGCGACGGGAACTCCAGTCAGGCCGAGTCCGATGTCTCCGTGATCAAGCTCGCCACGGAGTTCTGGACCGCCGCCATAAAGCATCTGCTCCAGATTCGCTGACTTCACGGGCTGCTGGACACGGACGAGTCACAGTCCGAGGTGCACTTGCCCGAGCAGGCGACCTGTCCGGGGTACGAGTCCAGGATGGCGCACGTGGTGCCGCCCGTGCAGGACACGAGTTCGGTGCAGACCTTGGAATCGTCCACGCAGCGTGCCTTGGACTCGCCGTCCAGCTTGAGCACGAGGCAGGACAGGCCTTGCGGACACTGGGGCAGGTCCACTCCGCACTCCTGCGCCAGGTCCAGCGACTGCCCCTCGCGCAGCTTCAGCCTCCCCTGCGCGCCTTCGTCGTTCGACCCACGGCCGCGAGGGCCATCACCGTCAGACAACCGCCCAGCATCCGCATCCAGCGCATCGTGGCTCCTTGGAGTCGTGAAGCCTCATGCCGGGAGCAAGGCGTGGACCAGGAGGGCATCGCAGGGATTCCGCGTGCTTGGCGGCGGGAGGCTGCCTCGGAAATCTGATGACGCCTCGAATCCCTGGCGGCTCAGCGGAACTCGTCCACGATGTACACGCCTGCTCGCGGGGAGTTGAGGATCGCTGTTCCTGGCTTGGACTCGGGTCGCTTGCGCAGCTGTCCGAAGCCGAGCCTCGCCACCGCGCAGATGGGCACGCGGTCCTTTCCCTTCAGGAACTGGGCTTCGTAGTACCGGATGACCGGCTGTTCTCCGCCGGTCCAGACGCGCCCGTAGAGGCGCATGGGCGCCTCCAACGTCCCGATGTCTTCATCGAGCACGCTCTCGATGGGCCCGTCGTGAAGCGTGATGTGCTCCGCCCGGCTCTGGTTCGCATCCAGTTGGACCCACGCGGCTTCGCCCACATAGAGCTGCAGGTAGCGCATCACTTCCAGCGACTTCTCCGGACACTTCTCCGACATGGGCGTCCCATCCGCATGAAGGCGGACGTCGCCCAGGGTCGTCGCACAACCCGGATGAAGGGCCAGCAGGCCCATCCAGGCCACGAGCACGTATCGACGCGAGGTCATGCGGCTGTTCCTACTTCCCGAGCAAGCTCGGGCTCAACTCAACAACCGCCTGCCGCAGCCCATCGTGCCGGTACAGCTCCAGGAACAGGGAGGTCAGGGTCCCGCTGTCCACGAACGCACTTCCATCCACCACGAGCCCGATGACACCCGAGGTCCCAGGCGCAATCACCGCTGAGGATGACCGGACCGCCAGCGGCCGCTCACGCGTGTCCGACCTGCCCACGAGCCGCACGGAGCTCATGCTCCACGGACGCTGAGCGCTCAGGTTCTTCACCTTGAACACGACCGCGGCCTTGCCCGTGCCCCGGTAGACAGTGCCATCCATTGCCGTTTCGCCATCCGAGCCGGAGAAATGATCCGCTACACCGAAAGGCGTCTGCGCCACCGCGCCCGTGGTCAGCAAGGCCGCCAGCGCATGGTCCTCGGAGACCTCCTCCTTGTGGAGCCGCTCGTTCTCCGCACGGAGGGTCTTGTTCTCCTTCTCCGAATCCAACAGCGCGGAGGCCATGGCCTCGTAGCCATCACGGTCCTTGTAGACATTCAGTTGCTGGTCCGCGCTTCCGTGCTCGCGCCGTCCCGGAGGACGGAGGAGGAAGGGGACCTCCCGCGCATCCGACATCGTGACGAGCAGGGAGAATCCTTCTTCCGGTGCCAGGTCGCGCCGGGGTTCCAGCACCACCTTCCGGCCCACGACGCCCACCGGCTCGAACCGTCCCTCTCCGCCCACCAGCCGTGCCCGGAGCGGCGCGAGGTCCTGCTCGAAGCGGAGGACCGTTACGACCTGCCCCTTCACGTAGATGCGCTGGGGCGCGGCTTCGGGCTCCTCGGGGAGGAAGAGCGTCCGGATGACGGCGTGCTCGTGCTCCTGCGCCACGGCGGCGCCAGCAAACAGCGTCCCGAGCAGCGCCCACGTCCCAGGTAGAGCGATTCGCATACAACCTGGGACATAGCATCCCCCTCCTGGGGGTCCAAGCCACGCTCACGTCGCGCGGTGCGCGAGGAAGACCTTGTACTGGAGCGAGACGAAGAGCGTCTTCGGCGCCGTGAAGCCGGTTCGCTCGAACATCGCGAACAGCGCCGCGTCGGAATCGATGGGCTGCATCTTCGCCATGGCCTGCCCCCGGGCCTCCAACTTCTCCCGCGTCACGCCATACGCCCGCAGCCGGCGGAACTCGATTTTCGTCAACTCGGGGTCCTGGCCGATGCGGCAGCCCAGCACCAGCGGCGATCCCGGCTTGAGCCTCCGCGCCACCTCTCGCAGCAATTCGAGGCGGGCCTCCTCCCCTTCCACGTGGTGCAGCACGCCCATCATCTGCGCGCCGTCGAACGAGGAACCTTGCGGCAACGTGCGCAGCTCGCCTTCATGCAGCTGCGTGCGCGAGAGCAGTCCTTCCTCCTCCAGGCGCTTGCGCGCGACGGCGAGCATCGGCGCGGAGGGCTCCACGCCCGTGAAGCGCCAGCCCGGCACGTTGAAGCGGTGATAGGGCAGCAGCTCCGCGCCCGTACCCAGGCCCACGTGGAGCAGTGACGCCGTCTCTTGGCCGTCCAGATGGGCAGCCAGGGCGCTGACGCCCAGCTCGTAGGCCGCCTGGTAGCCAGCGAGGCTGACCGCGGCCTGGGCGTCGTAGTGGGGCGCGCGGTCTGCGCCAAAGCCGTGCACCGGCGCGTGTGCGGAATGGTCGTGGTTCATGACCGGAAGATGCGTCCGCCCCGCGCTGAATGGCAGAGCGGGGATTCAGACGGAATCAGCGGATCTTTCGGTGGAGCCCTACTCCTCCGGAACGAACCCGTTCCCCTCGCGCCGGAACACCGTGCCGACCGGCGCGTCCAGGATGGCGTCCAATTCCTTGTACCGGCCCAGCAACGCGCGCAGCGGGACGATGACCGCGTTGTCGCTGTCCTCCATGTACTCCTTGGTCTCCAGGCCCGAGGTGAAGAGCCAGCCGCTGTCCTCCTCCGCCGCGGGCTCCGAGCGCTCCGCGAAGCGGATGGGCTCCCCGTTCTCAGTGATGAAGCGCGTGGCGAGCGCCTTGCCCTGACGCAGCCGGATGCCTCGCAGCAACTTCTGCCGCTGCTCCGTGCCCAGCTCCACCCGGACGCGCACCGTCCTCCCTTCCGCGTCCAGGTGCCGGCTCACCGTGAAGATGCCGTCTCCCCAGCGATTCCCACACCCCACCACGCGCGCGCCGTCCAGCACGAGCGAGGCCGCGTCCTCCTCGCTCTCCCGCAGCGCGGCGTTCAGCTTCTCCAGGTTGCAGTGCGGCCGGTAGTCCACGCCCACCGCGAGCCCTTCGTTCTCGATGCGCTCCTGCAACGGCGTGGCCTTCTCCCCCACCCGCTCCATGGGCAGGTCCTTCCACCCATACAGCCCGCCGCCCAGGTCGCTTGCGCCCAGCTCCTTCGCGAGCTTCGGCGCGTCCCGGCCGTGAAACACATAGTCGGCCAGCCCGTCCTCCGGCTCCCACATGCG
The sequence above is drawn from the Corallococcus sp. NCRR genome and encodes:
- a CDS encoding DUF2381 family protein, with the translated sequence MRIALPGTWALLGTLFAGAAVAQEHEHAVIRTLFLPEEPEAAPQRIYVKGQVVTVLRFEQDLAPLRARLVGGEGRFEPVGVVGRKVVLEPRRDLAPEEGFSLLVTMSDAREVPFLLRPPGRREHGSADQQLNVYKDRDGYEAMASALLDSEKENKTLRAENERLHKEEVSEDHALAALLTTGAVAQTPFGVADHFSGSDGETAMDGTVYRGTGKAAVVFKVKNLSAQRPWSMSSVRLVGRSDTRERPLAVRSSSAVIAPGTSGVIGLVVDGSAFVDSGTLTSLFLELYRHDGLRQAVVELSPSLLGK
- a CDS encoding class I SAM-dependent methyltransferase — translated: MNHDHSAHAPVHGFGADRAPHYDAQAAVSLAGYQAAYELGVSALAAHLDGQETASLLHVGLGTGAELLPYHRFNVPGWRFTGVEPSAPMLAVARKRLEEEGLLSRTQLHEGELRTLPQGSSFDGAQMMGVLHHVEGEEARLELLREVARRLKPGSPLVLGCRIGQDPELTKIEFRRLRAYGVTREKLEARGQAMAKMQPIDSDAALFAMFERTGFTAPKTLFVSLQYKVFLAHRAT
- a CDS encoding DUF2185 domain-containing protein, with product MTRAVKTPKPVVLGEVDLPEGVLLILDPGLGRFWRHDAEPASPRKKAPAEHDLRITGPDADAAGQAYDREFDPRFLFDRKDPADAAAHFEGFAKERGFDARAEVLSARIPHTERARLALEHGRGLGVVKYNGLWAVVAGDLPAGQGLKVIGVPMPPGEFGGRWRSIDIVVGGEAEAVRSEDVAGVMVDHGQLMFTGLGPMGRFRMWEPEDGLADYVFHGRDAPKLAKELGASDLGGGLYGWKDLPMERVGEKATPLQERIENEGLAVGVDYRPHCNLEKLNAALRESEEDAASLVLDGARVVGCGNRWGDGIFTVSRHLDAEGRTVRVRVELGTEQRQKLLRGIRLRQGKALATRFITENGEPIRFAERSEPAAEEDSGWLFTSGLETKEYMEDSDNAVIVPLRALLGRYKELDAILDAPVGTVFRREGNGFVPEE